In Gracilinanus agilis isolate LMUSP501 chromosome 1, AgileGrace, whole genome shotgun sequence, the sequence ATTATCAGCTCTTCAcctccattcctgtctccttAAGCAGAGACTAGACTCAGACCCACTGACTGaatttttagtttatttcttttactataattttccttaaacccttaccttccatcttaaaattaatactgtgtattggttccaagacagaagagttctTCCTGTATATTTCCTAccacccatttaaaaaaaaaaaatttatacccttaccttccgccttagaatcaatagggcTTGGCAgcggagattaagtgacttgcccagggtctgaggtcagatctgaactctggaattcctgtctctaggctgggttctcaatccactgagccaaccagctgcaaccactatttttttttttgagacataTCTCATAAACTCCAGCCTGTGCTTACAGGGAATGCTCCAGTATTCTATACTAACGCCCACCATTTGTCAGGTTAGAATAGAGATTTACTGAAGCATATATACTGATAAGAAATATAGATCCAAATGAGATGGAGGTCATACCCACCATGGGTGATCTCCCACCTccccatccacctgacctttaTTAGAAGACCAGAAACATTTACTCAGTTCAACAGGAACATTCCCTTCCTTCTCAGATTTTCTGCACTGACAACATAGCTCACGTTGACCATCCAACCATCCAAAGCATTCCACTGAATGCTAGAGGTGGAAGACAAGACCTTAAAACTCTAACCTTGAGCCCCATCATGATTTACCTAAATCCTCATAAACAGCATGTTTGAGGAACAATCTCATTGTGGTATGTTGGAGGGAAAGGCATCCTCTAATAGGTCACAGCAGCCCCCACCATGTCCTGGCCCTGGGTGTGCTTCTCCTATTCCATGGGAAAAGGAACAATTCTCAGAAAAGATCACAGAGCCACATCTCAGGCATAGAggcgtcttttttttttttttttaaactctcaccttccatcttggagtcaatactgtgtattggctccaaggcagaagagtgttaagggctaggtattgggggtcacacatctggaaagtgtctgaggccagatttgaacctaggacctcctgtctctaggtctggctctcaatccactgagctacccaactgccccccccccccatagagGCACTATCTTGAAGCTGAGTGCCACTCTATCATCAGCCACTTGGATTATAAAAACTTGATGAAACCACTCtaacaatccttccaaaccaatctttaaaaagcgcctccgggggacagctgggtagctcagtggattgagaaccaggcctagagatgggaggtcctgggttcaaatatagcctcatatacttcctagctggccctgggcaagtcacttaacccccattgcctagcccttaccactcttctgctattgattctaaggtggaaggtatgggtttaaaaaaaaagtgctcaaaatgATTGGAGTAAAAATGGAAGTATTCTTTTATCATGCAGCATTAAACTAGACAGCCATTTTGCATGGTTAATGAAGATTTGGTGGCTTTTTGGTTTTATGATTAATTCTAGTTgaagaaaaatttccccaaagaATTTATTCATGTCAGTAGTGGTTATGGACATTAAAATATTTGctatattcatattatttttactttaatgagGGGAGAAAGTTACTTATCAATATAGTTAATTCTTGAGTAGTCTTCTAGTCTTACCCCTTGCCCCAATTATAGTCATGTTTTTGGCTTTTCTCTCatgatcacagaatcataaatgTTATGAGGTGGGTtgaaccttagagatgatctagccCATCCTgacattttaccaatgaggaaattatGAATCTCAGAATAGTTAAGTGACCTCCTCAAGGTCTCCTTAAGTGTCAGATCTTTAAGTAAGTAGTCTGAATatgaaaattcactgaaaaaCTGATGTACTTTCGTCTTTTGATATCTTGATGAATTTGTAAGTTCAAAAATACAGGTACTCCAATGGAGCAGACCAAAACTTATCCATACCTTCCCTTCCTGTGTAATTCTTCCACAAAATCCAAATGCTTCAGTGTGGTATTTTGGTGACAAAATTGATAGATatccccaagcatgtgaagactttccccagcaGAATGCAGGAGATAAGAGCAGTCTGTTCCAAAGCCACATAGACAGaggaagcaggtactgtggagcacttaaagcttaatcagacattgaagatgtcaaggtcctctactgcatcctgggcaatcaacagtcatcctgacttttgtcttgccactggactttttttttacagGATCTGAAGTAagtttatttcagaaaaaaaatatttttattttaaaatttttttgtagtgGTATGCCagagtaattttaatttaattttttttcatagttacatgatttatattttctcttttctctcatccctcccccctcctggagttgagaagcaattccactgggttatatatatatatatacatatatatatatataaaatcactcatacccattttcatattattcatttttataaaagagcaatcctttaaaaccaaaagccTAAAgcacatataaacaaatgataaatcacgtgtttcattctgcatttctactcccacagttctttctctagatatagacagcattctttctcataagtccctcagtgttgtcctagatcattgccttttagtagcaaagttaatcacatttgatcatcccaaaatattagtctctgtgtataatattctcctggttctgcttatttcattgcaCATCAGTTCCcataggtctttctagttcttatagaaatccatcaattcatcattccttatagcacaataattttccatcaccgtcatatatgacaatttgttcaaccattcaatcgagggacatcccctcattcaaaaaggaatatttttactAGGATACACAGATACACTTAATGTAACAGTATCTTCTGCAAACATAGGTTATGTAATACTTAGACATACAAGGAACAATTTTATTTCTACAAATTAGATAGCAAATTTTTTTTAGCTTCAACATATTTATGACCTCCAAAATGGAAGTCATAAATATGTTTCTTGTGACAAAGTAGGTAAATTTAAAGAGCCTGATGTGACAGAACTGATGCTGATAACTAAAACAACTATTACTCATTTGCAAGCTACTCTTTATATTCAGTGTTAAAATGGTTTCCATTCaaattttctttacttcttaaATAGGACTCTAGGGCTGCAAGGTAAAAAAATGTTCAAACTATGAAAATACCTTCTCAATTGAGGAAAGCAATCatgtgttttaaaaaagaaagaaaagggggagaaaagagtTTGACCAAACTCCTGAGTAAGTCATATTGTCCTCTGATTTATCTGTTAAAAGTTTACAAGAGATTTCAATAAATCACCTTAAAATGGTGTCAAGCAGCTGAATTCAGAATCTTCTTGGAAGTCCACTCTTAAATGGCTTAAATTCAAAGCCTCTTTCTCTTTGCATAGCATTTCCTGAAAACTGCACAATTCTATTAATTGATGATGAGTTGCTTTTATGCTGAGGTATCATGCCTGCTCCTCCTGGATCATCACCCATTCTCCTTGCATCATGTCGCTGTCTTTTGAGAACTTGGGTCATGCCATTCTTTTCTTGGTCCACTTGTTCCGCATCCATGGTGTTCAATCATATATTGAACTTCAGAATCCTGCTGTCCAccacttcctctttcctctttctccatctctgctTCCATTCCCTCCTATAATGTGTCCAGAAACTTCTCTTCCTGATCTCTCTGGTCTTTCAATCCTTGTGTTCCATTTTTCAATGCCACCTTCATGATTCCAAGTAGTTTGTCTTAGAGGATTTGCACCACTATCTCTAGGGTATCTATGAGATGCTATATCAGACCTGTCATGAACAATCACTGATCTCTCAACTCTATCTCCCCATACTTCTTGTCTCTCAGTGTCTCTAAGTTCATTTCTTGGTGATGGCAGCTTATTTCTTCTGGAATCACAGAAATTTGGGGGATACCTTTCAAACCCTGGATCTTCTCTTCGTTCAATTGGAtatgattttttcctttccccttgacTAACAAAGGGCTCCTGCCTTTCAAAAGTTGAAGCATCAAGAGATGCTGTACCCTCAGGGAATTGGGCCCTCTCTCTGTGATCAAAGTAATAAAATCTGTTCTGTTGCCGATTATAGTCGGATCCATGCCTAAATTGAGCAACTGTATTGTGAGACAGTTTTTTACTCTTATTCCAGTAAGAATCATCTCTCCAATGATCTATATCATGTGGCCGTttcaaagaattccttttttcttgcTCATATCgaagttgttgttgttgccttCGCAATTCTTCTCGTTCCCGAGCAAAACGTTTGGCTTCCTTAAAACGTTCATGTTCAATTTGAATGCGTTCCTTTTCCAAGCGTTTGcgctccattctctctctctctagttttTGTCTTTCAATTTTTAATAGCTCTCTTTCTATCTGTAAGCGTTGCCATTCCTCCCCTTCTCGAAACATTCTAATGCATTCCCGCTCTCGATGCATCTCTACAATCTCTCTTTGCCTTCTAAGTTCCACTGCTTGTTTTCTTTCTAGGCTTACTAGATGTTCTGGCATTCTCTGGTCCTTCAGTTTTTCCAAAGATGATATATCTTTTTGATTTTTGTAATCTTTGTCCTTTTCATCTTGACTAGCCCTCTCCTTGTTCCTTGCCACTTTGCCGTATTTCTCCTTTCTTGTGGATCTAGAAAGATCTCCTTTAGTTTGATCAAAAATTACCCCATGACTCAGGCTCTTTGCACttatttctttagtttcttctctttttttaattgacacTGAAGTTTGACTTCTTGGTCCATTATCACCCTTCTCATCTTTATCTTCTGCTTTCTTacaatccttactttcttttttctcagattttttttctccttttttagtaGAGGCTTGAGTCTTGTTAGTTTTATCATTTGTTgtggatcttccatctccagtaCTTCTACCTGAACTTGatttttcatcactttctttttttaattctttcttagaTGGATCACCTTTTATTTTCTCAACAGAAATCTGTTGTCCAAGAAGTTCTGTAAGAGGAAGATGTGCAATACTTGAAGacaatattttgctttctttagaTTTCTTTGAAAAGTTATTTGCTTGACAAGAGGCCTCAGCAGACAAGGGCCCTTTCTCCGAAGtatccttttctttgtcttcagATTCGGCTTTCTTAGGattttctctggtttccttcttGACAGTATCATCCTTCACTTGCTcatccttctttccatctttatgACTCTTGTTCAGCTCATAATCTTTGCTTTCCTTCTCCAGGCTCTTTGTGAGGGCATCCTGCCCATCTTCTGGCTTACTTGCTTCAGACTCTgtaattttcacatttttatctGTTTCTAGGTCATCACCATCAAAATCCATAAAGATGATATCTTCAGCCTCGATTGTGAGCAAAATATCATCCTCAGCTTCTTTCACAGACACGttaccttctctctcttcataAACCCACTTATCAGCCTTATCTAGGTTCTCTTCTAAAGGAATATGACTGGGTACTTCTTGTGTACCATCACCAGAACCTActgtatctttttccttttcttcttcaatatCAGGGATTGTAAGAAAGGTATCATCTTCCCCTTCTTGAccttcattttcctgatttttaaggTCTTTTACTTTGCCTTGTATTGCTTCTACCTGTTTTAATTCATGACCTGTTTTATGATCAACAGTAGAAAAATCCTTGGAATtattatattcatcattttcacCAGATTCTTCAGAGTCCTTCAGTTCATCATCTCCATTCAGATCACTGGTCTCTGAATTCTCCGACTTACTTTCCTTGACaaataaattatctttctctGAGGCATCTTCAGTTAGTTCTTCTGTTTCTTGTGTCTCACTTTTGCTTTTGACCACTGCTTTCTTATTCAAAGTATCAGAAGAAGAAGACAGGTTAATATAATCAGGATCACCTCCTTCCTCTTCAATTGCCTGCTCGAGCCGGGCAATGAGGGCAGTTTTCACTCCTCTAGTATTCAGGTTCCTTCGTCTCAACTCCAATCTGAGATCAGACACCCGCAGATCACTGATCTTACTCTTCGACTGCTCTGAAGCTGCAGCCAAGGCAGTTGAGGAACCCGAGGCAGTAGAGGTCATTTTAGTGAGGAAGAATGGGGTAGAAAACAGCTCATGAACTGCAGAGTGAACTGGGCAGCTGCAGTGGAGGAGAAGGAAGCTGCTGGCTTCACCAACTTCAAGTTGGCTGAAGATCCTGAGCAGTGTTTCACTTCTGGGcacttgccactggactttgatggctctggaagagagagtggggcTGACGATtttttgcaactctgcctcactaaaatccaagacatcaccccatgctatcattggtcctctttaagaAATAAAGGACTAACAACTGACTGAATTACAGAGGAGAGTATACATCCTCAGTGGTGGTAGTGATTGCTATATCCAGAGGTCTCTACAAATCATAATATCACGGACTTGggggataaagaaagaaaacgtgtatatacatatatgtatgtacacaagtataaatgtataaagaagtttgtatatatacacatacacatatgtataagaCATCTTAATTTGATATTTTGTGTTTGTGTATAATATGGGGTTTGTTTTGTCATTATGTTTAGTTTATCCATGCCACTTGACATAGAGTTGGCATCTTTGAAATCTTCAAATCTTCAAAAATCCTCAACCAAATTGTTAAAATTTAGGAAAGTAAgaggaagtttttaaaaaattatctcctAGTCCTAGTGTGGAATGTAGACCAAGATCCCAGCAGGCATTCCATAAATCCTTGTTTGTTAATGATTGAATAttttttatgaatataaatttaaaaaataaaaaaataaaaaaataaacaatttatgaataaatatgcCCCTCTTGCCCtctctctttttgcagatgatagtGAACACAAACACATTATAGATGATGTTATTTCACTCATAGAAGGAGGAACCAGAGAATATGCCACCAACCTCAAGGAAAAGCTGCTCCGAGGACCCAAGGTGGTAGATGTGACGGATTTTCTCAACTGGAGCACTTCCTTAAATAATGCACCTGTGCTTATCAATCAAAAGGTAAAGAATTCATTATTACTGATGAGGTATtcctatgtatatatatttcatagagtGGAGTATTTTCAGGAGGtcattacagaatcacagaatctaaaGGCTGAAATTAACTGAGAAGTCACTCATTTTATTctgggttttttaaattaattaatttaggatcacttctcagccttttggctaagatcaagtgaaattaatttaggatatttttccatggttacatgattcatgatccttcCCACCTCTATTCCTTCCCCActtctggagctggcaagcaattccactggattatacatgttatcattgttcaaagcctatttccatattattcacatttgtaatagaatgatcatttaaagtcaaaatccccaatcatatccccattgatcaTATGttctatcatatgtttttcttttgtatttctactcccacagttctttctctggatgcagaaagcattctttctcataagttcctcagtgttatcctggatcattgcattgctactagtaaaaaagtcttacatttgattgtgccacaatgtttcagtttctgtgcataatgttctcttggttctgctcatttacctctgaatcaattcctggaggtctttccagttcacatggaattcctccaggtaatcattcctttcagcacatcaccatcagataccacaagttgttcagccattccctaatctgTGGACAccccccctcaatttccaattttttgccactctTAAAAatgcccagctataaatatttttgtacagacatttcattctgtttttctgGATATCCTCAATACCTTTCTAGATAATTTGTGATAATTCACACCTATCTAAACTTCagaggtttacaaagtactatcTTCATAAGCCTGAGGTAGGTGGTGTGAATACTGCTTTATGAACTGTGAAACAGTCtcagcagttaaatgactttcctatggTTGTGCAGCTAATACACACTGGAACTACAGTagcaaatattatcttcttttcaaCTGTACCATGCTGAATATCTATTAGTTTAGAAACGCTATAGCAGTAGAGCCTAGAATCACTCTAACAAAACCATACCAACACTGAACAATTCTGATAGTCAGGAAACATTTCATTGCACCTAATTTAAACCTTCAGTATTTTGGCTCAAACGTTTCTCCTATTTGGTCCTCAATGGTGGGGGAACACTGCCATTCCCTGGCTAAGAATCCTTCATAAACTTGAGGACAATTATAATATTGCCTCTCAACTTCCTCTTTTCCAGATTTCTAGTTCCTTTTGCTTAACTCTTATTGGCTTAATTTTTCAACTGTCTATTCAGGTTTATGGCTTCTCTCTGAACTCTTTCTAAAGGTTTTACATCTCTCATTTGTGGAAGCTGGATATAGACACAAACTCTCTTCCCAAACCACTCTAAAGGTTCTactaagccttaccttctgtctcgtagccaaaactgtgtattggtcctaaggcagaagagtggtaagggctaggtaatggaggttaagtgacttgcccaggttcacacagctgggaagtgtctgaggccagatttgaacctaggacctcccatctctaggcctggctctcaatatacggagctatccagctgccccctctactcagcttttaataaaataaaggctactttcatttctctcccttcAATTTTCTTTACCTCGATTTCCAGTCCAAATGGCTTTTTCAAGAATGTCATTCAATGAGATGTGGTTTCTTAATTTCATTCCAGTATGCCAAAAGAGCCTCTAGTTGCCTAGCACATATGAGAGTATCTCAGGAATGGGAAATTTTAATCCATTCACCATATGGGGGTAGTATATAGTCAATTATTATTATACTCTGGGTTTTGAATTAGACGATCCAATCAGACCCTTAGACTTTTGCATTTCCTTTAAGAAATATGTTCCCCCAATATAACCTGATTAATAGATAAGAGAGATAATGAAGCACTTCCTTTTGCTTACTAGACTACTCAACATTAccaaaaagagggagaggagttTGAGTTTTGAAAGATCCAACTCCCACATTAGCTATTTGACAGTtggagatgtcttgggatgtccatGGAAGGAGCTAAATAATATGATCCCAAATTTGTATTCATGGACCTGTGTCAGATTTTTTGATTATCAGGAGAATCATTTGACCAGATAAATTTGTCTCAAccagtcatttaataaattaatttgctACCCAGAATTACTGACTTTAGAAATTGCTGttatcacaggatcatagaaatTAGAACTGCAAAGGTTCTCAGAAGCTATCAAGTCTAACCTCCCACCAGttttaaggatgaagaaaatgagactcagGGAAGTTAAGCAACTAGCCCAGACTccatcccccaccccatcccataataaataattcagaaattAAAACCAAATCAGTGCTCTTCCCACTGTCCCACACCAAAGTCACATCTCCATTGGATATAAATGAGAATACAAAATATCAATAAGAATTGCATAGTAATATGAGGCATAGTATAATAAGAGTGTTGTAACTTGTAACTTGACTTTAGAGAACCTGAGTTTGAAATTTAACTCTattctttcttgtctttgtagctatgggcaagtcattcaatatCTTCTTCCCCATCAGTAAAAGGGAGGGTTtgattagataatttctaaactCCCTCCCAGCTACAGACCTCAAGATTCCTAATTTGCCATTTTAATTCAAATCCTTATTGAACAATGGGCCTATTTCTTCTTTGAGGTCTGGCCCCATTTCTAATAGTTCTAGAAACTTTGGTCTTGGAGGCACATGAACTCAGACATGTTTATTTTCCTTGGTATTTAAAGACTGCATATAGACAAAGGTGATAAAATACCCATTTGCTTGAAAATATAGGAGTTATCCCTTCTTCCGGCCGCCAGTGTtataagaggaaaatatttagtTGAAAATAAATGGGTGGTAGGAGAGCTGGgggtttcagtggattgagagccaggcctagcaatgggaggtcctaggttcaaatctggcctcagaccctgggtaagtcacttaaccctcatgcctagcccttaccactcttctgccttggaagcaatacctagtattgattctaagagagaaggtaagggttttaaaaaagaaaaaaaaaaagaaagaaagaaactttggGCTTTTGGCAATTTGTGAAACTGAAGcaataaattcaatttttagaAATACTATAGCATATACTAGTTGGGATATTTCATAGTTTTTCCTGTGTCCAGTTCTTCCTGTATACTTCCTAccacccatttttctttttttaaaacccttacct encodes:
- the LOC123237335 gene encoding LOW QUALITY PROTEIN: SAFB-like transcription modulator (The sequence of the model RefSeq protein was modified relative to this genomic sequence to represent the inferred CDS: inserted 4 bases in 2 codons): MTSTASGSSTALAAASEQSKSKISDLRVSDLRLELRRRNLNTRGVKTALIARLEQAIEEEGGDPDYINLSSSSDTLNKKAVVKSKSETQETEELTEDASEKDNLFVKESKSENSETSDLNGDDELKDSEESGENDEYNNSKDFSTVDHKTGHELKQVEAIQGKVKDLKNQENEGQEGEDDTFLTIPDIEEEKEKDTVGSGDGTQEVPSHIPLEENLDKADKWVYEEREGNVSVKEAEDDILLTIEAEDIIFMDFDGDDLETDKNVKITESEASKPEDGQDALTKSLEKESKDYELNKSHKDGKKDEQVKDDTVKKETRENPKKAESEDKEKDTSEKGPLSAEASCQANNFSKKSKESKILSSSIAHLPLTELLGQQISVEKIKGDPSKKELKKESDEKSSSGRSTGDGRSTTNDKTNKTQASTKKGEKKSEKKESKDCKKAEDKDEKGDNGPRSQTSVSIKKREETKEISAKSLSHGVIFDQTKGDLSRSTRKEKYGKVARNKERASQDEKDKDYKNQKDISSLEKLKDQRMPEHLVSLERKQAVELRRQREIVEMHRERECIRMFREGEEWQRLQIERELLKIERQKLERERMERKRLEKERIQIEHERFKEAKRFAREREELRRQQQQLRYEQEKRNSLKRPHDIDHWRDDSYWNKSKKLSHNTVAQFRHGSDYNRQQNRFYYFDHRERAQFPEGTASLDASTFERQEPFVSQGERKKSYPIERREDPGFERYPPNFCDSRRNKLPSPRNELRDTERQEVWGDRVERSVIVHDRSDIASHRYPRDSGANPLRQTTWNHEGGIEKWNTRIERPERSGREVSGHIIGGNGSRDGERGXRGSGGQQDSEVQYMIEHHGCGTSGPRKEWHDPSSQKTAXHDARRMGDDPGGAGMIPQHKSNSSSINRIVQFSGNAMQRERGFEFKPFKSGLPRRF